The Gammaproteobacteria bacterium genomic interval TAAATTTAATTGCCACAGGTTTTCGGCCCACTTTTTTTAAGAGATATGCCACATTTAAGCCGCTATATTCGTTAACTTCTTTAAGAGCGATATCGATAACTCGTTTGCGAAAGTCTTTGAAAACCGCATACTTAGTTTCATCTACGCCCATGAGTTTTCGAAAAACTGTCATATCAAACCACGGAGTCTCTTGAATATTTTGATAGCGTGCGCAATTTTCATAAAGCACCAGACCATAACTAGATTTGAAGCGTGCTTGTACTTGCATATTCAATCGGCCATAAACTTCTGGTCGAAACAATAATTGACGCATTTTATGGCTATAGGAATAGGTACACAGCGGTCCGTCAATACTTGCATCGGCAATAATCGCGCTCGCGTTCCAGACTCCGACACGATCCAGGCGCTCTTTGTCCACTAAATTCCATTCAATCACGGTGGAAATCAAACTCACCAATGCTTTTTTGATAGCGTTGAGTTCATTACTGTTGTACCCAATAAGATCGCACAATGTCCGAATATGAATCTGGTGCTCATGCTTTTCAGAAAGCTCACTGTACGCATTGAAAAGTAGCGCATTCGCAATTTTCCGCTGCACCAAAGAAAGCTTGTTCGCAGAATGAATGGTTGCGACATGTTTCTTCAAATCAAAATTTTTATACGGTAATGTTGATAGCATTCTC includes:
- a CDS encoding replication initiation protein encodes the protein MLSTLPYKNFDLKKHVATIHSANKLSLVQRKIANALLFNAYSELSEKHEHQIHIRTLCDLIGYNSNELNAIKKALVSLISTVIEWNLVDKERLDRVGVWNASAIIADASIDGPLCTYSYSHKMRQLLFRPEVYGRLNMQVQARFKSSYGLVLYENCARYQNIQETPWFDMTVFRKLMGVDETKYAVFKDFRKRVIDIALKEVNEYSGLNVAYLLKKVGRKPVAIKFSVNPAENKVLEEIVSESKVENILQHEFAFSKQQASSALADFGEAYVEEKIAVVKDSLSYKKQAIQHLSGYMHSALVQDYKNPKMKKPISKTNLSEQAPIKSEADQLQKARSDYEKSCQQTLLENFHQLAEEEKTRLLTLFSKSIKDTIYETLFVRDQLNNAILSRKFTQFLKDQD